In a single window of the Gracilimonas sp. genome:
- a CDS encoding NFACT RNA binding domain-containing protein has translation MNYYELIYLKRELKNKLTVGKIEQAVSPYKNYLEFFVHTDTAKHRLCFSSAPGNIALYLDSFRGAKKSNTIDFFEKIYGVEITDVTIPETDRWLFIHFKDGHKLHFRLFSNRANVFLSREGQIVEVFKEYDEEGEEPSSPQVLNVYEIEEDISRKSTKNKLVAINAMFPRQNIPELIDIYNLEESSVEELQEFVRKICDEMENEPFPRLLENGDTTLLSEKTLPLKTEKEFESVNDLILYRYKNYSRDQRLKQRKSSLLKSLKRKIKRTKSGLQNLEQADKGLERAEKYEQWGHILMANAHLGDVNQEEIEVEDLYNEGENVTIPLEIDLDIAENAQRYYKKSSGAEKSYEEAMKRIPIMQKEKEKAERLLEQAESITNLWDFKDWEKDHEEELKEYRNQDNSSDEEQLPFYTLEVMGYPVWIGKNAKSNDTLVQKAHKEDVWMHARGVPGSHLVIRMGNDKGMPGKKVLLEAASYAAYNSKAKGSNLAPVIITKKKYVRKPKGSPPGAVVVDREEVEMVTPKKPNT, from the coding sequence ATGAACTATTACGAACTAATATATCTAAAGCGAGAGCTTAAAAACAAGTTAACTGTCGGTAAAATCGAGCAGGCGGTGAGCCCATATAAAAACTATTTGGAGTTTTTTGTGCATACAGACACCGCTAAACACCGATTATGCTTTAGCTCAGCCCCCGGAAATATTGCATTATATCTGGATAGCTTCCGCGGAGCAAAAAAGAGCAACACCATTGATTTCTTTGAGAAAATTTATGGCGTGGAAATAACCGATGTAACCATACCAGAGACCGATCGCTGGCTTTTTATTCACTTTAAGGACGGGCATAAATTACACTTCAGGCTGTTTAGTAACCGGGCTAATGTTTTCCTTTCCAGGGAAGGGCAAATTGTTGAAGTGTTCAAAGAATATGATGAAGAGGGAGAAGAACCGTCATCTCCCCAGGTTTTGAATGTATATGAGATCGAGGAAGATATAAGCAGAAAAAGCACCAAGAATAAATTGGTAGCTATCAATGCGATGTTCCCCAGACAAAATATTCCCGAGCTTATTGATATTTACAATCTGGAAGAGTCTAGCGTAGAAGAACTGCAGGAGTTTGTTCGAAAAATCTGTGATGAGATGGAAAATGAACCCTTCCCCCGGCTCCTTGAAAATGGAGACACCACGCTGCTGTCTGAAAAGACCTTACCACTGAAGACTGAAAAAGAATTCGAAAGCGTAAATGACCTTATTCTTTATCGCTATAAGAATTACTCCAGGGATCAGCGGCTCAAACAGCGGAAATCATCACTCCTGAAAAGCCTGAAGCGTAAAATAAAGCGTACTAAATCAGGCTTGCAAAACCTGGAACAAGCGGACAAAGGACTGGAACGCGCTGAAAAATACGAGCAATGGGGGCATATTCTGATGGCCAATGCTCATCTTGGAGATGTTAACCAGGAAGAGATTGAAGTGGAAGATTTATACAATGAAGGCGAAAATGTGACTATTCCGCTTGAGATCGATCTGGACATAGCAGAGAATGCCCAGCGTTATTACAAGAAATCATCCGGGGCTGAAAAGTCTTATGAGGAAGCCATGAAGCGTATTCCCATCATGCAAAAAGAAAAAGAAAAGGCCGAACGGTTACTGGAACAGGCTGAATCTATTACGAATCTCTGGGATTTTAAAGATTGGGAAAAAGATCATGAAGAAGAGCTCAAAGAATATAGAAATCAGGACAACTCATCAGATGAAGAACAGCTCCCATTTTACACACTCGAAGTAATGGGTTACCCGGTTTGGATTGGGAAAAATGCAAAAAGCAATGATACCCTAGTCCAGAAAGCTCATAAGGAAGATGTGTGGATGCACGCACGAGGTGTTCCCGGTTCACACCTTGTTATCAGAATGGGGAATGACAAAGGAATGCCCGGAAAAAAGGTGTTACTGGAGGCCGCTTCGTACGCTGCTTATAATTCGAAGGCAAAAGGATCGAAT